ataaagCACGTTAAAAAAGAATAGACGGCATCATTTTGATGCACTGTATGAGCAATTTCTTCAGAAGTGGAATGAATCATGGGAATCAGAAAGTCCTATAACGGGGTGAGGCACATCAGAAGCCCTATACTTTTACAGGAGAACATCTCTAGGAGAGACCTTTTTGGAAACCCCTCATTATTCATGCTAAACCTTTATCCCTAACTCTTAACAATCCCTGAGGCTGCAGGCCACCTTGATATTGTAACTGAAGGCAGACAAGGAAGGTCTTAAATTGCTGCTAGGAAGGAGTTTGTTTTGATGCATGGAAAAATTTCTGACATGGGTCTCAGTAACATTGGATTTAATTTGGGGTATACTTTGCAACATACTCACAGCTGATGATCAGATGATACACATGGGGATAAGCAACATCTGTTCTGATTGCTCAGGACCTGTACCTGTTATTAAGTATTTTGAAAATCTCCCCTGATATATTCATCTGGAAAGGATAGTTTACATGTAATCCTATGTGAAGACAGAAGATTTAACAAATTCCCTTTGAGTCCTAGGACTTTTTGAGGGTCTGGAGCAATTGAAATCTTTTGTCAGCCTTGAAGTTAAGTATAGTAATAGACCATTTGAGGGCAAGTTGAAACTTGAGTTTAagctttaattattattattattttttttgcggtacgcgggcctctcaccgttgtggcctctcccgttgcggagcacaggctccggatgcgcaggctcagcggccacggctcacgggcccagccgctccgcggcatgtgggatcctcccggaccggggcacgaacccgcgtcccctgcatcggcaggcggactctcaaccactgcgccaccagggaagccctaagctttAATTATTAATTCAGTTTACCAAAgcgtttttctttcttctagcaTGTGAATTCCTTGGTGGAAGATTTGCTCTCTTCTTTGGTCTTAATCAACCCAAATACCAGTATGTGTTAAATGAGTACTATAGAACACAAAATAAGGTATGTGACATCCCGCTGGGGACACCAAGAGCCCTGAGATGGGAATGTTGGTTGTTCCTGATTTGGGCCCTTACAGAGGAGTATTTTCCCACCTGGTAATTCATGTAACTGCAGTTTCACTGAGCTCCCATGGTCAGACTTTCTTTTTCCAATGCCCCTCACCCCATGATGCTTATTCGTATTTGCCTCTCTTGTGTGAAGTTAGAAGGTCCTGAGATAGTTCGTAGATGGTAGTCGAGTGTGAAGCCTGAGATCGCATAAAGGGGAGGCTTCTTATAAGGCTGTCTCTATAAGAGGGGGAGATCAGAGGTATTGGGTTTACTGTTAaacatttccttatttctctctgTATCAGGAAAGTGAAGGGAATGGATCAAAGGCCCAACCAGCCAATGTTCCCAATGAAAAGTGTCACCTGGAGGCTGGGGCCCGAGAGTATGGAACGAGACAACAGGACATTGCCGAGGGCATTCCTCGGTGGAGTATCTCAACCAGCGAGGGCCTGATGGCAGATTCCAGCTCCTAATGGGCAGCGGGGCTATAGTTCCCCTGGATCTCTCATCCTCGGTCATTGATTACCAAGGCAACAGCACCACAGGTAGCACTTCTGAGCCAGATCTGATCTCAATCTCTTTGTGATTTATTCTCCAGCAGCCAGGAATTGTAAACAATCATAAGAACAATTGTGGATTCTCTCtcaatgtaaatttttatttataagccCAGCAACCCAACTCCACCCCAGTGATATAAGTCCTGTCCGTCAGTTGTGGGCTACTAGTATTGACATTTGCACAGTAGTATAAATGCCTTAAGGAACTTGGGCACAGGAGTTTTAGGCTGAAAACTCTTTGTCACGTGGCGAGGGTACAGAAAAGGACCCTCTGTTCCTCAAAAGAAACTTTGGGCATTATGAAGTCTAAATCCTTTCAGGGTGTCCTTTGCAATAGCTATGTTGGCTTACTTGGGGCTTGCTTTGCAATAAGCAAACATTGCTAATAACTCTGTTTCAACATAGCAGTCTTTGAGAGTTGGGTGCATTTCTCCCCAAACacgtcaaaaataaataaataaacaatctaagctcTAGAAAAAGTATTTGGAAAAAGTGAATGATTCTCTCGTTTACTTGTCAACAAATTTTCAAAAACTCTAAAGATCAGACGTGGAAATCATAGCTGGATAACACAGGTTGCGCTGGCCAAAGGTAGCGGTGATATAGAAAGACACAGGTTTTGCAGTAAAAAGACCTGAGTTCAAGTCTCAGTTCTGCTTTTTACTAGTCGTGTGATTTTAGGTGTCTAAATTTCTGAGCCCCAGtctctttctttgtaaaataggggtggcatttatttgtttctcaagGGTTACTGTTAAACGAAATGAactaataaatgtgaaaattcttttaaaactgcGAATATTAGTTGTTAATGCTTAATTAGTGGCTGTCATAGACTGTTCTATTGAAGGTCCCCAAAGAACCATACCTTCTGGAATTCATGTCCTCACATAGCCCCACCTACATTGACTCTGGCCTTGGCTATGttacttgctttggccagtgagaTAGTAAGTAGCAAATGTGATGCAACTGGATGCTTGATAAACACTTGCACCGGGGACTTGTCCTCTTAGAAAGCTTCACGTTGTAAAGAAGTTTGCGTTAGCCTTCTGAATGATGTGAGGCCACGTGGAGAGAGGACCCCAAGGATGAAAGACCATCTTAGGCGTTCCAGCCCCAGCCATGCTCCCCAGCAAATGCAGCCACATAAGTGAACTTCTCCTGCCCTATGTGTA
The sequence above is drawn from the Tursiops truncatus isolate mTurTru1 chromosome 1, mTurTru1.mat.Y, whole genome shotgun sequence genome and encodes:
- the FAM177B gene encoding protein FAM177B; translated protein: MEKDSFQQLELEKGRPSKRRTPKRVIHFVDGDIMEEYSTEEEEEKEEQSTNSTLDPSKLSWGSYLWFWAGRIARTSFSTCEFLGGRFALFFGLNQPKYQYVLNEYYRTQNKVCDIPLGTPRALRWECWLFLIWALTEEYFPTWPYFSLYQESEGNGSKAQPANVPNEKCHLEAGAREYGTRQQDIAEGIPRWSISTSEGLMADSSS